A single Cannabis sativa cultivar Pink pepper isolate KNU-18-1 chromosome 7, ASM2916894v1, whole genome shotgun sequence DNA region contains:
- the LOC115698283 gene encoding protein N-terminal and lysine N-methyltransferase efm7: MDIALFSPSSLFSEEDDVSSNGEEKEETQQSFVERKHEFSGMELTIREFSFHQLNANLLWPGTFAFVEWLVEHRSWIEGRRCLELGSGTGALAIFLRKLLHLEITTSDYADQEIEDNIAHNCKENGIIPALPHVKHTWGDSFPIAEPEWDLIIASDILLYVKQYPNLIKTLSFLLNSYKSKDDGVVHQTKKEENGMCIGLPKPAFLMSWRRRIGKEDESLFFSGCKDAGLDVKHIGSRVYCIKVRETTTINI, from the exons ATGGACATTGCTCTCTTTTCTCCGTCTTCACTTTTCTCTGAAGAAGACGATGTTTCTTCTAATg GTGAAGAAAAGGAGGAGACCCAGCAAAGCTTTGTGGAGAGAAAACACGAGTTTTCTGGAATG GAGTTGACCATCCGAGAATTTTCATTTCACCAACTGAATGCCAATCTTCTCTGGCCTGGTACATTTGCTTTTGTGGAATGGCTAGTTGAACATCGGTCGTGGATAGAAGGACGGCGTTGCTTGGAACTTGGCAG TGGCACTGGTGCTTTGGCAATTTTTCTTCGAAAATTGCTTCATCTTGAAATCACAACTTCAGATTATGCTGATCAGGAAATTGAAGACAATATAGCTCATAACTGCAAGGAAAATGGGATAATACCTGCTCTTCCTCATGTTAAAC ATACATGGGGTGACAGTTTTCCAATTGCTGAGCCGGAGTGGGACCTCATCATCGCTAGCGATATCTTATTGT ATGTAAAACAGTATCCAAACTTGATAAAAACACTCTCCTTTCTCCTCAACTCGTACAAATCCAAAGACGATGGAGTAGTTCATCAAACAAAGAAAGAGGAGAATG GAATGTGCATAGGATTGCCTAAGCCGGCATTTCTAATGAGTTGGAGGCGCAGAATTGGAAAAGAAGACGAGTCACTCTTCTTCAGTGGCTGCAAGGATGCTGGTCTTGATGTGAAGCATATCGGATCACGAGTCTATTGTATCAAGGTTAGAGAAACAACTACAATTAACATCTAA